The genomic region GCCGCTTCCACGCCGCGGTCCTCGACCTGCTGGTCCTCGCGCTGGGTGCCCTCGCCCCGGCGTACGCCGTGCACCGGCTGGGCGCCGACCTGCCCACCGTCCTCGGGGTCGGGGTGGGGGCGCTGCTGGTGGCGGCGGTCCTGGAGGCGGTGGCGCTCGGGCTGACCGGCTCCTCACCGGGCCGGACGGCGCTCGGGATCCGGACGGTCGGCATCGATGGCGTCCCGGTCGGAGCAGGACCGGCGCTGCTGCGCGCGGCCGTGCTCGCCGTCGCCGGGGTCGCGACCCTCGGGGCCGGCCTCGCGGTGTTCGCCTGGACGGCGCTGGTCGACCCGAGCGGGTGGCGGCGGGGGTGGCACGACCGGCTTCTCGGCACGGTGGTCCTCGACCTGCGCCGCGCCCCCGCCGGGCCCGAGGACCAGGCACCCGCGCACCCGGCGCCGATCAACCTGACCGCGATGCGCCTCCTGCCCGCGCCGGCGCCGCTCGCGGCGACGTCCGCGGCGACCTCTGGGGCGACGTCCCGGGCGGCCTCCCGGAAAGCCTCCCGGACGGCCGCCCGGACCCTCCCTGCCCCGGTCGCGGCGTCCCCGGCCGCCGCGCGGTGGCGGGTCCGCTTCGACACCGGGGAGAGCTTCGTGGTCGAGGGGCTCACGCTGATCGGGGGCGACCCCGAGGCCGGCGTCGAGCCGGTACGGCGCCGGGTCGTGCTGGGCCCGGGGGACGCGTCGGTGTCGCGGACCGACGCCCGGCTGCAGGTGGTCGCCGGCGGGACCCTCGTGATCATGGACCGCGGGTCCACCCCCGGCACCGTCCTGCTGCGCGGCGGCGCCCCGCGCGAGCTCGCCCCCGGCCGACCCACCACCTTGCTCGCCCACGACCGGGTGCGCTTCGGGGCACACCTGATGGAGGTGCTCCGCGAGGGGTGAGCGCCGGGCCGCTGCCCGGGCGGTGGCCGGCTTGCTGAGTTAGGTGCGCAACCCCGGCACCCCCGCCCCCCGGCACCCCCGCCCCCCCGGCACCCCCGGGGCCAGGCACCACCCCGACGTCAGCGGGCGATCAGCACCGGCACCCGGGTGCGGGTGCCGGTCGCGCCGCGCCAGGTGACCACACCGTCGTCGAGGGGCCGCGCGCCGGAGGCGGGGCCGCTGACGCGCACGGTGTAGGTCGCGGACTCACCGGGGGCGAGGCGCACCGCGGCCGGGGTGACCCGGACGTCGTAGCGCCCGAAGCCGGAGGCGGCGGAGGAGAAGTAGAGCGGCTGGTCGCCGACGTTGGTGATGGTGCGGCGCGCGACCTCGCGGCCCTCGCGCAGCACGATCGAGGGGGTGTTGAGGTGCCGGCCGAGGGTGCCTTCCAGCCAGCGGCGGTAGTCGCCCGGGTCGAGGTCGTGCACCAGCCCCGGGCGCGGGGCGAGGTCGGGCTGCAGGCGCCCGGCTCCGGTGCGCAGCACCGGCCCCGGCACCGCGGCGCTCGTGGTGGCGAGCGCCGAGCGCACGGCGGCGGCCGACCAGTCGCGGCGGGCACGGAGCCGCGCGGCGACGCCGCTGGTGTACGCCGCGGCCGCCGAGGTGCCGCTCGTGAAGTCCCAGCGTTCCGCGCGTGCACCGGGCGGTACGGCGCTGAGCAGCCCGGTGGCGGGGGCGAGCAGGTCGGGCTTGAGGACGGCCGCGGCCGGGTCGCCGGCGGGGGAGAACCCGGCGACCTTCGAGCCTGCCCGGCGCTCGCCGTCGGGGCGCAGGGTCACCAGACCGCCGGGGTGCGCACGCGCCCAGGCGCGCAGCCGGGCGCCCTGGTCCCGGCCGAGGTGCACGCTCGGCACGCTGTGCAGGTCGGCATCCACCGAGCCGCGCCGGGTGTTGATCAGCACCATGCCCGCTCCATCGGCCAGCTCGACGGCGGCGGACTTGTCGACGCGGCCGACCAGGCCGCGCTCGCACACCACGACCGCGCCGCGCACCTGCGCTGTGTCGAGGCTCGCGGGAGCGCACTGGCGGGCCCGGTCTCGGTCGACCCCGGGCGCGGGGGCGGCCGCGCCGAGCACCAGCGGCGCCGGACCGACCCGGTGGGAGGAGGCCATCGCGCCGGGGAGCTCGGTGCCGTCGCCCAGGACCACCCGGCCGCGGCGCTGGACGCCGGCGGTGCCGCCGACCGTGGTGACCCACGGCGCGGGGTGCGCCGCCCCGGACCGCGTGCCGGAGTTGCCCGCCGCGGCCACCACCACGATGTCGGCCTCGGCGGCGCCGAGCAGGGCGCGCTCGACCGTGTCGATGCGCCCGGGGGTGGTCGTCGACCCGCCGACCGCGAGGCTGAGCACGTCGACCCCATCGGCGGTGGCCCGGTCGATCGCCGTGACCAGGTCGGCGCTCGCGCAGCCGTCGTCGGCGGGGTCGGGTGCGGTCCAGCAGGCCTTGTAGACGGAGAGGCGCGCCTGCGGAGCGGCTCCGGAGTGGCGCCCGAGGTCCTCGCGCCCCACCCGCACCGTCACGTCGTCGTTGCCCGCGGCGATCGATGCGATGCGGGTGCCGTGCCCGTGGTCGTCGCGCGGGGAGAGCGAGGACGCTGCGCGCAGCCGGTCGCGGCCGAACCCCTCGACGTACCACTGGGCGGCCAGCACCTTGTCGGTGCACGCGGAGGCGTCCCAGTCCGCCCCGGTCGCGCAGGAGCCGCGGAAGTCGCGGGGCTCGCGGCCCAGGCCGGGGGATCCGGAGAAGACGGGTCCGTCCGAGTGCAGCCCGGTGTCGACCAGGCCGATCACGGTCCCCGCGCCGCCGGTGTCGCGTCCCGGGCCCGGAGTAGCGCCGACCACCGAGGCGCGGGTACCGGCGAGCGGCCGCACGGTGTTGGGCTCGACCAGGGCCACCTCGGGGTCGGCGCGCAGCGCGCGCACCTGCGCGTCGGTGAGCTCGACGGCGACCCCGCTCAACGCGGTCGTCCAGCGATAGACCGGCTCGGGGGCGGCGACGCGGTCCAGCACCCGCTGCTGGCGCGCCAGCTCGCGCGCCGGGCCGGTGGGGAACGTCCGGTCGGCCCCGGCCGATCCCGGCCCGGTCAGGGTCACCAGGTGCAGGCGCACCCCGTCGGCCTCCGCGGCGCCGGGGGCGCCCGGCGCGGCCGCGGCCGAGGCGGGGGAGAGACCAGGCGCAGCGACCCCGCCGCCGGCGACCAGTGCAGCGACCAGTGCAGCGACCAGTGCAGCGACCAGCGCACGGCCACCCGCACCCGCCGGGCGCGTCACCCTGGTCCGCCTGCTGCCCATCTCGACCCCTCGGCCCGTTGCGTCAGTGCCACGAGTCCCACGACCTGCGGGACTCGCGCCCCTAGCCTGTCCGACACGGGCCCGCGCTGACAAACATCTCGTTGCGCCCCGGCCTCTAAACTCCGCCCATGACCGCGACCCCGGAGCCCACGCCCCTGGTGGTCGGCTTCGACCTCGACCTGACCCTCATCGACACTGCGCCCGGGTTCCAGGCGGTGCTCCGGGCCCTCGGCGCCGAGCTCGGCGTGGACTTCCCGGCCGAGGAGATGACCCGGCGCCTGGGCCCGCCGCTGGAGCACCTGCTCGGCCCCTACCTCCCCGCCGAGACGATCCCGGCCGCCGGCGACCGCTTCCGCGAGATCTATCCGGCGCACGCGATCGCCTCGGTGCCGGCCCTGCCGGGCGCCCACGAGGCGCTGGCCGCCGTACGACGCCACGGCGGGCGCACGGTGGTGGTCACCGGCAAGTTCCCCGACAACGCGCGCCTGCACGTCGACCACCTCGGCCTCGACGTCGACGTGCTCGAGGGCTGGGTGTGGGGCGTCGGCAAGGCCGCGGTGCTGCAGCGCGAGGGCGCCTCGGTCTACGTCGGCGACCACGTCCACGACGTCGAGGGCGCGCTGGCCGCCGGGGTGACGAGCGTGTCGGTGCTCAGTGGCGGCTGCACCCGCGAGGAGCTGCTCGAGGCCGGCACCCACGTGGTGCTCGAGGACCTGGGGGAGTTCCCGGCCTGGCTGGAGGAGCACCTGCTCACCTCCCGGCTCGCCGCGCTCGAGGCCGACCTGCGCGCCCGGGGCTCGCTGCTCGTGGCGTTCAGCGGCGGCGCCGACAGCGCGTTCCTGCTCGCCGCCGCCGTCCGCGCCCTCGGACCCGACCGGGTGGTCGCCGCGACCGGGCTGTCCGACGCGCTGGCGCAGACCGAGCTCGCCCCGGCCCGGGCCTTCGCCGAGGACCTCGGCGTCGAGCTGCTCACCCCGACCACCCACGAGATCGAGCGCGGCGGCTACCGCGCCAACGAGGGCGATCGGTGCGCGTTCTGCAAGGCCGAGCTGCTGGAGGTGCTGACCCCGCTGGCCCGCGAGCGGGGGCTCTCGGCGGTCGCGACCGGCACCAACGCCGACGACGCGGTCGCCGGGTTCCGCCCCGGGATCCGGGCCGCCGCCGAGCGCGGGGCGGTGACACCGCTGCGCGACGCGGGGCTGACCAAGGCGCAGGTGCGCGAGGCCTCGCGCCGCTGGGGCCTGGCGACCTGGGACAAGCCGGCCGCGGCCTGCCTGTCCTCCCGGGTCGCGTACGGCGTGGAGATCACCCCTCGCCGGCTGGCTCGCGTCGAGCGGGCCGAGGCGGGCGCGCGCGCCGCGCTCCACGACGTACCGCTGCGCGACCTGCGGGTCCGCGACCTCGGCGAGCGCGCGTCGGTCGAGATCGACGCGGGGCTGCTGCCGCTGGCACCCGCCCGGGAGGCACGGGTGCTGACCGCCGTGCGCGAGGCCGGGTTCGCCGAGGCGGCGCTGGACCCGCGGGGGTTCCGCTCGGGGTCGATGAACGAGGCGCTCGAGGCCGACCGCTGGTCCTGAGCCGCCGATCGTCGCCGTGCCCGCCAGGCGGGTGACCGAGTGGTGCACGCCACGTCGCGCCACATAGGCTGTGCGATCCGCACCCGGCGCCGGCCGGTGCCCGCAGCAGAAGAGGTCATGACCGTGCCCACTGGCAAGGTGAAGTGGTACGACGCCGACAAGGGATTCGGGTTCCTGTCCCAGGACGAGGGCGCGGACGTCTACGTGCGCGCCGAGGCGTTGCCGCCCGGGGTCACGACGCTCAAGGCGGGCACGCGGGTGGAGTTCGGCATCGCCCAGGGCCGCCGCGGTGAGCAGGCCCTCCAGGTGCGGGTGCTCGACGCCCCCGCGTCGGTGTCGCGCAACCAGCGCAACGCCGCGCGTCGCAAGCCCGAGGAGATGGTCCCGATCGTCGAGGACCTGATCCGGGTGCTCGACGACATCGGCGAGGCCTACCGCCACGGCCGCCACCCCGACTCGAAGACCGCGGCCCCGGTGGCCAAGCTGCTGCGCGCGCTCGCCGACCAGCTGGAGCTCTGAGCCTCAGGGGGTCGACCCCGAGGACGACCCGGCCGGCGCCGTCGCCGGGGCGCGCATGCCCATCGGCACCCGCTTGGTGCGCGAGCCGAGCACGTACACCGCCCACCCGATGAGGGCCACCGCGGCGACCCCCAGCCCCAGCCGGGCCGGCTCCAGGGGCAGCACGATGCCCACGAACCCGCCCAGCACCCAGGCCAGCTGGAGCAGGGTGTCGCTGCGCGCGAAGGCGCTGGCCTGCACCTGGGTCGGGACGTCGCGCTGGATGGTGGCGTCGAGGCAGAACTTCGCCAGCGTCTGGGACAGCCCGGCGGTCAGGCCGAGCACGGCCAGCGTCACCACGCCGTAGAAGCTCCAGGCGAGCACCGCCGCGGTGGCAGCGGCCAGCAGCGCCACGACCACCGCGACCGAGGGGTTGATCCGCTTCAGCAGGGCTGCGGCGGCAACGCCGAGGGTGTTGCCGACGCCTGCCGCGCCGACGACGAGCCCGATCAGCACCTCCGCGCGCAGGCTGCTCTCGGGCGGGTTCTCCCGCAGCAGGAACGCCATGAACATGATCAGGAAGCCCGCCAGCCAGCGCGGACCGCAGTTGGTCCGCAGCGCGAACGCCACCGCCGGGGGGATCCGGGTGCGCTGCCGCAGCCCGAGGGGAGCGCTCGGGGGCACCGTCTCGCCGCGCAGCACCAGCGTGCCCTCGCCCGTGCTCGAGTCGACACGCTCGGGCAGCCGGATCGCGCAGATCGTGGCGACGACGAACAGCACGAAGGCGTAGCGCAGCGACCACTGCGAGCCCGCGAGCGAGGCGAGCCCGGCGATCGGGGCGGAGACCGCTGTCGCGATGATGCCGGCCAGCGAGACGCGGCCGTTGGCGCGGACCAGGGTGAAGCCCCGGGGGAGCAGCCGGGGAACCGCGGCGGCGCGCGTCACGCCGTACGCCTTGGAGGAGACGAGCACGCCGAGCGCCGCCGCGAACACCCACGGAGACTCGGTGTGCACCGCGCCGGCGAGCCCCCAGCACAAGAACGCGCGGGCCGCCATCGTGGTGCCGATCGCCCATCGGCGCCCGGAGCTGAACCGGTCCAGGAACGGGCCGATCAGGGGGGCCACGATCGCGAACGGCAGCATCGTGAGGGCGAGGAAGAGTGCGACCTGCCCGCGGGCCTCCCCGGAGGGCACCTGGAAGAACAGCGAGCCGGCGAGCGAGATCGCCACCGCCGCGTCGCCGGCGGTGTTGAAGAAGTGCAGGTACATGAGCCGGTTCAGCCCGGATTCGCCGGCGCCCTGGGCGCTGGCGGCACGGCGTACCTGCCGGCCCACGGCCCGACCCGCGCGTGCGGTCACCCGCCCGGCCGCCGCGACGCCGTGCGCGGTGCTGCGCGCGCCGGTGCCGAGCCTGCGGCCGACCCGGTGCGCGGTGTCCTCGGGGTCGGGCTGCGAGGAGGTCATGGGGGCCATCCTGCCCGGTCGGACGGCGTGTGCGGGGGCAGTGACACGAGGCGGATGCGCGGCTCGGGACCGCTGAGTCCAGGGGGCGACCTGACAGCAGGGCCCCGCATGAGACATGATTACGCGCCGTGACCACGATCGCTCGTCCCAGGCCCGACGCCACCGCCGTTGCAGCGGTCGACGCCGCTCGTGACGCGCTCCTCGCGGAGACCGAGCCCGGGGACGTCGGCGAGCACCTCGGCGCCCTCGCCGAGGGGGAGCGGGTCGTCACCCACCTGTTCACCTGCACGCGCCCCGGCTACGTCGGGTGGCGCTGGTCGGTGACCGTCGCCCGCGCGCCGCGTCAGAAGCACGTGACCATCGACGAGGTCGTGCTGATCCCCGGCGACGAGGCGATCGTCGCCCCCGACTGGCTGCCCTACCGCGAGCGCATCAAGCCCGGCGACCTCTCGCCCGGCGACCTGCTGCCGGTGCCCGACGACGACCCGCGGCTGGTCCCGACGTACTCCTTCGGTGACGACCCGCTGGACGCCGACGCCAAGGCGCAGATCCGTGCGGTCGCCCAGGAGCTGTACGCCGGGCGCACCCGCACGCTCTCCCCGGAGGGCCGCGACCTCGCCGCGCAGCGCTGGTACGACGGCGACGGCGGCCCGTCCTCGCCGCTGGCCCAGGCGGCCCCCGACTCCTGCTCGACCTGCGGGTTCCTGCTGCGCCTCGGCGGCCCGCTCGCCGAGCAGTTCGGCGTGTGCGCCAACGGCGACGCCAACGACGACGGCCGGGTGGTCTCCTTCGACCACGGCTGCGGCGCCCACTCCGAGGTGCGCCTGGCCAAGAAGCACGAGCCGGTGCCGTTGCCCGAGCCGGTGCTCGACACCATCACGATCGCGCCGGGCGAGCTCGAGACCTTCTGACCCGCGCTGGCACCTCGGACTGACCCGGGGGCCGCCCCGGGGTCAGGACGACTGCTCGCCGCGCTCCCGCTCCTCGTGGGCGGCGCGACGGCGCCGGCAGAACTCATAGCCGCACAGGCCGAGACCGAACCCGGCCAGGCAGGTCCACAGCCACCAGGTGCGCCCGTGGTCGGCCAGCGGGCCGTAGAACGGCAGCATCGCCACGAAGGCCACCAGCCACAGCGCGGTGCCCACCGCGACGGTCCGCACGCCGTCCACGTCGAGCGGCTCCACGTCGGCCACGAGGTAGACCTTCGAACCGATCTCGTGCCTCTCCGGCTGCTTGTCGTCCCGTTCCACGGTGGCCACGTTAGTCCGGCCCCGGGATCTGTCATGCTGCGGTCTCGTGACTTCAGCCCTCGACACCTACTTCAAGATCTCCGAGCGTGGCTCGAGCATCGGCCGGGAAATCCGTGGCGGCGCGGTGACCTTCCTGACGATGTCCTACATCCTCGTCCTGAACCCGATCATCCTGGGCTACATCCAGGACTCGGAGGGCAACTACCTGGGCGGCGGGTCCGAGCCCAACCTCCCCGCGATCGCCGCCGGTACGGCGCTGGTCGCCGGCGTGCTGACGATGCTGATGGGCGCGGTCTCCAACTTCCCGCTGGCGCTCGCGGCGGGGCTCGGTCTCAACGCGTTCGTCGGTGTCGCGATCGCGACCCAGTCGACCTGGGCCGACGCGATGGGCCTGGTGGTGCTCGAGGGCATCATCATCCTGCTGCTGGTGCTGACCGGCTTCCGGCGTGCGGTGTTCCACGCCGTGCCCGCTGAGCTCAAGGTCGCGATCTCGGTCGGCATCGGTCTGTTCATCGCGCTGATCGGCTTCGTCGACGCCGGCTTCGTGACCCGCATCCCGGACGCCGCGCAGACCAGCGTCCCGGTGCAGCTCGGCAACGGCGGCACCCTGTCCGGTTGGCCGGTCCTGCTCTTCGGCCTCGGTGTGCTGCTGCTGATCGCGCTGTGGGTGCGCAAGGTCCGCGGCGCGATCCTGATCGCGATCGTGGTGCTGACCGCGGCCGCGTTCGTCATGGAGGCGGTGTTCGGCGGGGGCGAGAACGACCTCGGTTGGGCCGTGGGCATCCCGGCGGTCCCGGACAAGTTCTTCGGCGTCCCGGACCTCAGCACGTTCGGTGAGTTCTCGCTGTTCGGCGCGTTCAGCTCGATCGGCGTCCTGGCCGCCGCGCTGCTGGTCTTCTCGCTGCTGCTGGCCGACTTCTTCGACACGATGGGCACGATGACCGCCATCGGCGCCGAGGCGGGCCTGAACGACGCCGAGGGCATCCCGCCGCACAGCCAGCGGATCCTCATCGTCGACTCGGTCGCCGCGATCGCCGGCGGTGCCGGCGGCGTCTCCTCCAACACCTCCTACGTCGAGTCCGCCTCGGGCGTCGGCGAGGGTGCGCGCACCGGTATGGCCTCGGTCGTCACCGGCCTGCTGTTCCTGCTGGCGACGTTCTTCACCCCCGTCGTGCAGGCGATCCCCGCCGAGGCGGCGGTCCCCGCCCTCGTCCTCGTCGGCTTCCTGATGATGCAGCAGGTCACCGGCATCGAGTGGAACGACGTCGAGATCGCGATCCCGGCGTTCCTCACCGTCGTCCTGATGCCGTTCACCTACTCGATCAGCGTGGGCATCGGCGCGGGCTTCCTCTCCTACGTCCTGATCAAGGTCGTGGTCGGCAAGGCGCGCCAGGTGCGCCCGCTGCTGTGGATCATCGCGGCGCTGTTCGGCATCTACTTCGGCATCGAGCCGATCACCGCCTGGCTCACCTGATCCGGTCCGGCCCCGTCGAGGCCCGGTCCCGTGACAGCCGTCACGGGACCGGGCCTCTTCTCGTCGGAATACTTAGCGACAGTAATGACTTATGCTCACTACATGACTGTCACCGCGGACAAGACCCCACGTGCCGGGTCCGGGCTCGCCCCGGAGCTGCGGCTCGCCGTGATGCGGCTGCGTCGGCGGCTCGCCGTCGAGCGCGACCCGGGCAACGACCTCAGCCTCACCGCGATGGGCGTGCTGGCCGGGCTGCACCGCTTCGGCGACCTCACTGTGGGCGACCTCGCAGTGCGCGAGCGCGTGAAAGCGCCGACGATGACGCGTACCGTGAACTACCTGGTCGACGACGGCCACGTGGTGCGCCGCCCCCACGAGAGCGACGGGCGCGCCGTGGTGATCAGTCTGACCGACCGAGGTCGGGAGACGCTCCTGGCCGACCGGGCCCGCCGCGACGAGTGGCTGGCCACCCGCCTGCGCGCCCTCAGCGCGGAGGAGCGCGACGTGCTGCGCCGCGCCACCCCGATCCTGCACCGACTCGCCCAGGAGGACTGACCTCACCTTGAGCCCCACGTTCCGCTCCCTCGCCAATCCGAACTACCGGCGCTACGTCGCCGGTAGTGCGGTGTCGAACACCGGCACCTGGATGCAGCGGGTCGCCCAGGACTGGCTGGTGCTCAGCCTCCCGGGTGGCAGCGGGACCGCGCTCGGCATCACCACGGGTCTCCAGTTCCTCCCGGTCCTGCTGCTCTCGCCGTACGCCGGCGTGATCGCCGACCGCTTCCCCAAGCGCCGCCTGCTCCAGGTGACCCAGCTGACGATGGCGCTCGCCTCGCTGCTGCTGGCGGCGATCGCCCTGACCGGGCACGCCCAGATCTGGCACGTCTACGTCATCGCCTTCGTCTTCGGCATCGGCGCGGCCTTCGACGGCCCCGCCCGTCAGTCGTTCGTCTCGGAGATGGTGGGTCCGGAGGATCTCACCAATGCCGTCGGCCTGAATTCCGCGACCTTCAACGCCGCGCGCCTCGTCGGGCCCGCGCTGGCCGGTCTGCTGATCGGTGCGCTGGGCGGGGGAGCGCAGGCGACCGGCTGGGTGATCCTGCTCAACGCGGTGTCCTACCTCGCGGTGATCTGGCAGCTGCAGCGGATGGACGTGCGGCTGCTGAAGACGCCGGCGCCCGTGGCCCGCACCCGGGGCGCGCTGCGCGCGGGTGTGCGCTACGTGCGCAACCAGCCCCGGATGGTGCTGGTCCTCATCCTCGTCTTCTTCGCCGGCACCTTCGGCATGAACTTCCAGATCACCTCGGCGCTGATGGCCACCGACGTCTTCGGCAAGGGCGCGGGGGAGTACGGCATCCTCGGCTCGGCGCTCGCGGTCGGCTCACTCACCGGCGCGCTGCTCGCCGCCCGCCGGGTCAAGATCCGGCTGCGGCTGCTGGTCCTGGCCACCGTCGGGTTCGGCGTGGCCTCGATCGTGGCCGCGCTGCTGCCCAGCTACCTGACCTTCGCGCTGTTCGCCCCCGTGATCGGGTTCTGCACGCTCACGCTGCTCAACTCCGCCAACGCCACCATCCAGCTCGAGGCCGCGCCGGAGATGCGTGGCCGCGCGGTCGCGCTCTACATGACCATCGTCATGGGTGGCACGCCCATCGGCTCGCCGATCATCGGCTGGATCGGGGAGACCTTCGGCCCGCGCTGGACCTTCATCGTCGGCGGTGTCCTGACCCTGCTCGGCGCCGTGCTCGCGGTCCTGGTCTTCACTCGGATGAACCGGCGTCCCGGACGCCCCGGCGACCCCGGTGCGCTCGCGCGGCCCGACGCCGTGGATGAGCCCATGCCCGCGTCGATGCATGCCGCGGAGCCGGTGCCGGTCGGCGCGGGCCGGGGTCCCGAGCGCCCGTCGGCCACCGTTTTGACCCCTGTTCGGGGGGCGGGTAATCTCAGTCTTCGTGTCTGGGACAACCAGGCCGTTGCGCGTGCTCGGAAACGAATGGCAGCAAGGTAGCCATCCTGACCGCACGTCAAAGCCGTACGACCTCGCCGGGGTGGCCACCCCGGACCGAGGGGCCAAGGAAGGGCGACACGCCCGACCGCGGGGGTGAGCGACGGAGGTTGGGCCGCACCATCTCGGACACGGCAGTTCCATCGTGCGCGGCACCGTGTCGCGTACTGAGAGTGAAAAAGAAGGGGAACCACCCGGTGCCCACCATTCAGCAGCTGGTCCGCAAGGGCCGCCAGGACAAGGTGTCGAAGAGCAAGACGCCTGCCCTGAAGGGTTCGCCGCAGCGCCGAGGCGTCTGCACGCGCGTCTACACCACCACCCCGAAGAAGCCGAACTCCGCCCTCCGCAAGGTCGCCCGTGTGCGCCTGTCGAGCGGCGTCGAGGTCACGGCGTACATCCCGGGCGTGGGCCACAACCTTCAGGAGCACTCGATCGTGCTCGTGCGCGGCGGCCGGGTGAAGGACCTCCCCGGTGTCCGCTACAAGATCATTCGCGGCACGCTCGACACCCAGGGCGTGAAGAACCGCAAGCAGGCCCGCAGCCGTTACGGCGCCAAGAAGGAGAAGAGCTGATATGCCGCGCAAGGGTCCCGCTCCCAAGCGCCCGATCGACGTCGACCCGGTCTACGGGTCGCAGCTGGTCACCCAGCTCGTCAGCAAGGTGCTTCAGGACGGCAAGAAGCAGGTCGCTCAGCGCATCGTCTACTCCGCGCTCGAGGGCTGCCGCGAGAAGACCGGCACCGACCCGGTGGTCACGCTCAAGCGTGCCCTGGACAACGTGAAGCCGGCCCTCGAGGTCAAGTCCCGCCGAGTCGGTGGCGCCACCTACCAGGTCCCGATCGAGGTCAAGGGCACGCGCGGCACCACGCTCGCGCTGCGCTGGCTCGTCGGGTACGCCCAGGACCGTCGTGAGAAGACGATGGCCGAGCGCCTGATGAACGAGATCCTCGACGCCTCCAACGGCCTCGGTGCCGCTGTGAAGAAGCGCGAGGACACCCACAAGATGGCCGAGTCGAACAAGGCCTTCGCGCACTACCGCTGGTGATCACGGGCGGGGCGTCCCACGGGCGCCCCGCTCCACCCGCCCGTCCTACTTTCTAAGGAACGCACAACAGTGGCCGTCGACATCACCACGGACCTCAACAAGGTCCGCAACATCGGCATCATGGCGCACATCGACGCCGGCAAGA from Nocardioides sp. dk884 harbors:
- a CDS encoding MarR family winged helix-turn-helix transcriptional regulator; amino-acid sequence: MTVTADKTPRAGSGLAPELRLAVMRLRRRLAVERDPGNDLSLTAMGVLAGLHRFGDLTVGDLAVRERVKAPTMTRTVNYLVDDGHVVRRPHESDGRAVVISLTDRGRETLLADRARRDEWLATRLRALSAEERDVLRRATPILHRLAQED
- a CDS encoding MFS transporter, with translation MSPTFRSLANPNYRRYVAGSAVSNTGTWMQRVAQDWLVLSLPGGSGTALGITTGLQFLPVLLLSPYAGVIADRFPKRRLLQVTQLTMALASLLLAAIALTGHAQIWHVYVIAFVFGIGAAFDGPARQSFVSEMVGPEDLTNAVGLNSATFNAARLVGPALAGLLIGALGGGAQATGWVILLNAVSYLAVIWQLQRMDVRLLKTPAPVARTRGALRAGVRYVRNQPRMVLVLILVFFAGTFGMNFQITSALMATDVFGKGAGEYGILGSALAVGSLTGALLAARRVKIRLRLLVLATVGFGVASIVAALLPSYLTFALFAPVIGFCTLTLLNSANATIQLEAAPEMRGRAVALYMTIVMGGTPIGSPIIGWIGETFGPRWTFIVGGVLTLLGAVLAVLVFTRMNRRPGRPGDPGALARPDAVDEPMPASMHAAEPVPVGAGRGPERPSATVLTPVRGAGNLSLRVWDNQAVARARKRMAAR
- the rpsL gene encoding 30S ribosomal protein S12 produces the protein MPTIQQLVRKGRQDKVSKSKTPALKGSPQRRGVCTRVYTTTPKKPNSALRKVARVRLSSGVEVTAYIPGVGHNLQEHSIVLVRGGRVKDLPGVRYKIIRGTLDTQGVKNRKQARSRYGAKKEKS
- the rpsG gene encoding 30S ribosomal protein S7 yields the protein MPRKGPAPKRPIDVDPVYGSQLVTQLVSKVLQDGKKQVAQRIVYSALEGCREKTGTDPVVTLKRALDNVKPALEVKSRRVGGATYQVPIEVKGTRGTTLALRWLVGYAQDRREKTMAERLMNEILDASNGLGAAVKKREDTHKMAESNKAFAHYRW